Below is a genomic region from Eremothecium sinecaudum strain ATCC 58844 chromosome V, complete sequence.
CTATAACTGCTAATGTGCCAGTTATAACTAATACGCCAGGTTATGTTAACAAGAATAATTTACGGGAAATGCAACAATGGTCTCGTGAGATTGGATATAACCCATCGAGTTATAATCAATTGAATATTATACATGTTACCGGCACGAAGGGTAAGGGATCTACTGCAGCTTTTACTCAGTCCATTTTAATGCAATACCGTAACAAATTTAAAAAGATCGGTATGTTTACTTCTCCACATCTTAGGACTATCAGGGAACGCATTATGATCAATGGTGAGCCAATTTCAGAAGAGAAGTTTTCGAAGTTTTTTTTTGAGGTTTGGGATAAGCTTGAAGCTGCTAGAGACAAATCGGCtgaagaaaaagaagttgCTAGGCCATCGTACTTTAAGTACCTGACTTTGATGTCATTCTATGTCTTCATGAAGGAGGGATGTGATGCTTGTATATTTGAAGTCGGTATAGGTGGCCTCCACGATAGCACTaatattattgaaaaaCCGGTAGCCTGCGGTGTTTCTCTCATAGGCATTGACCATACGAACATGTTGGGTAACACGATCGAGGAAATTGCTTTTAATAAAGGTGGTATTTTTAAGAACGGATCCCCAGCATTTAGCGTTCAAAATCAGGTCACCGAAGCTATGTCAGTCTTGAAGAACTGCGCCAAGGAAGTTGACACCAAATTAACAGAAGTTCGTCCATTTTCAGAGCTTAATGGGGTAAAGCTGGGAATTGCAGGTTCTTTTCAGGTTTCTAATGCCTCCTTGGCCGTTGCTCTTGCCAATGAAAGCTTGAAGAATGCTGGTATTGAAACTGGGCTAGATGTTACAGACGTAAATGCCAAACTCCCAGAGAAGTTCGTTGAAGGTTTAATTCAAGCAAAATGGGAAGGACGCTGCCAAACAATTAAGGAAGGAAACATTACATGGTATATCGACGGTGCTCACACTAAGGATAGTATTATTGCTGCTTCTCAATGGTTTGCAGAAACGACAGGAAGCTCTCCCAATAAGAAAGTACTCTTATTCAATCAGCAAAAAAGAAATGCAAATGAATTAGTTGCAGAGTTGAACAATGCCTTGCAAAATACTGTCTCATTTGATGAGGCCATATTTACAACTAACATTACTTGGAAATTGGGCACGTATAGCCCCGATTTGGTGAGTGTTAATGAATCGCCTGAGGGTGTCAGAAAAATGGAACTACAAAAAGCTCTAAGTGTCGCATGGGATGAATTGCATAAGGATAAATCTTCGACGTCTAACATCGCTCCCGACATTGATTCTGCTGTGACAATGCTCAGAGAGAGAAATGAACCTTTGGATATATTTGTTACAGGCTCTCTGCATTTGGTTGGTGGCCTATTGGTTGTCCTTGATAGAAAATAGTTAGTACCTATGTATGTTATATCactttattattataaGATATATTATGAAGTTTGTATTTATTGAATGGATAAATTATAATTGTCATTCTTTAGACATGAACACATGGTTTATCTGTAATATCTTTGCCATATCCAATGGTCCAAGAATCAGCATATTTACGGTTCAATGGCGAATTACTACATTTGTATGATTGCAAGGCATCCATGGCACTCTTTATGTCGAAGAAGTTAATCTGGACACACAACTTCCTTGAAATCATAGGGGAAATATCTAGTATATTTCCAAACTGACCAAAGTCCTTCTTTAACTCTTGAATATTTAAATCACAAATATGAGACCTAGGTGAGGGATAATGACAACTCGAATGCTTTGGATTTCTACTGCCTTGTTTCTTCAACAAAAGACAACGGCTTGATGGTGAGTAAACGTTAAGTGAATCTTTTTGAGTCGCATGGTTTATGGATGCTTCAAAATTCTCACTTAAAGATTGAGTGCCCCATCTTGGTCTTAAATGAACACCGTTGATTTGGAAAACAGAATGTCGTCCATACTCCATAAAATGCTGCGCATCTTCAGGGCATTGGAACTCCAATTCAACGGTTTTTAATTGACTACTTTCCTTTCTATATTGAACCGTGATATTTTTGAGAGCACCGCCTTGTACTTGGTTCAAAACACTTTTCAAGCCTGTACCTGTTGGAAAGTCGCGTATCACTACTAAGCATCTATCTTGTAGACCAGATTCCAACCATTCGGAATCCTCATCTTCTGATGATGAGTTTATTTGCAACTTTCCGAGCACAGGATCGTAGTCACCGTCATATTTCAATTGGGGGACGCTCGATGCATCTTCATCTGACTTTTCGTGTGAATGATGCTTCCGAATCAGAAGAGATTCTCTCGATTTGTTGGTATCAAGATAAATTTTAGTTCCACTTTTTGTGTGGATCTTCCCTATCAACATCTTCTTTGTATATGGAGCTACTGAAATGTCGCTATTATCCTGATTTTCAGTTTTGTTCATTGTTCTTTCAGTCCTGTTTGCTGCTTTCAAATAACTCCTAGCCAACTTTCTTAGTCCAAATCTCTCCTTCTCTTTGCTTGAGATCGAATTTGTCGAGCTGTTACCGCTCATCAATGAAGCAATTGATAACATCTTACTTCTTAACGAGTCGTTATCCTTGGCAGCATAGTTGTCTAAAAAAGTCCCTTGTGATGTCATTTTGATATCTAAAATCCTTAGGTTATCTGGTTatattaatgaagaagttgTAGTTAGCAGTAGTCCTACTTTATTTGATATCCAACTATCTCTCTGTTGTCTGTTGTTTCTGTGCCAAGTATGGTACTCAATGGATCGCCAAGCAAATGAGACTCAGAAATAAGAATTTTGTCTTTAAATAGTTTTTTAGGTTTAATGGGTCGTTATGTGTCAGGGTTTTGTGTAGTTGGGTAGGCTGACGTCCGTCATCCTAAGCGACAGCACCCCCATTATAAATAGGCTGAATAAAAATTAGAAAAAATCAATCTTCCCGGATGACAAAAATATCCATCTTGTAATAGAAAATATTCGTTTGCTGTTTCTTATGTTCGAGCGTTCGATTAATTTACGTAGTGAGGTATCCTTCAAAATGTTGCAACGTTCAATATTTGCACAATAAAAATTCTCCTAATGCTATGCATAATAATTAACGATATGCATATTCCAGATCGAATAGCAGTTTTTTGAGTCGTGCGGGCATCAAGTTCTTACATCGCACATGTCACCGCGACGCGATGTTTCTAACTTCATCAATTCACGCAAGGCCATGGTAGCATACGCAGAAATGTCTAGCTTAAACTTTAAAATGATAGCCGTCATATTACCGTCCTTCTCTGGAATAATCCTTTCTAATTTGTCCTTCATGTAACTGCGGCCATTTTCTTTCGCCTTCTTATTGTTCATTATTTCAAGGTCAGTGTTGATTAGTTGTTGAGTACTGTTATCGTACTTCACAATATGATACTCAATATTCTTGGCAGTTTGAATAATGTTTCTGTAAGAACCGGCCAATGAGAAGTCACGAACCTTTTTCTTCATTGTGAAAGGATCTAAGTTATCTTTCGCCATAATTTCAACGTAGAGGTTCTTCAACTCCTCATTCTCAGGGTATAATATATCAAATCCAGGAGTAGGTAGAAGCACATCTTGGATGCTCCATTTGCCGCTCTCCACATCTGCCTGTGAAAGTGGTTTAGCTCGAGCAAATTGAGTCTCGCGTAAGTCTTCGGCGAATGCAGGTTCTGAATCAGTTGGATCCAAGGCTAAAAGGTCTTTTTCTTCACCAGACTGGTCCAAAACCAGATCCCCAGCAACCACATTCAGGCCATGGAGCTCGATGCGCTTGCTGGCAACCATGTTCCAAACGTAACTTTGGTAGGCATGGACGTACATTGTTCTTAGGTTCCTCGGGATTTTCATGATAGCAGTGTAGTATGCAGTAACAGGAAAGTCACCATGCTCGTCCACAGTATGACGTGCTAATTCATAGAGAATAGCAGTCTCCGCGAGACATTGTCTAGGCATCTTAGCTAATGCAAGTTTAGGATCTTTTGTCTCGGCCCATATTTTTCTAGCTTCAACAGATTTAGGTAAAACATTTACTTGCTCAGATAAAATCAAGTCGGCTGCAGTCTTCCATTGTTCGTTCAATAAATACTTACCAATTTCATGAGTTGAAATGCTAAATGTTCCAAATCTTTGCATACCATAGTAATTAATAAAACCCTTGTTCTCCAATGATGAACAACCCTCTTTCAAAATGGTTTCCAACCCCATAGTGCTCTCCGGGGATGTGCTGACTTCTCTTATTACAATGACAAACTCATTGCCATCCAAGTCGCCTAAACTCAAGCTTTCATTTTCAAATTTAAAGCCACCAAGCGCAATACCCTTCAAACATTGATTTAGCGAATTCAATCTATCTACACCAATAGTAGAGACTGAGAGTCTTTGACAAGTTACTGCCCTACGATCCTTAGTACCTGCAAATCTTACCAGCTTGGTTGGAATCCTCAAATACTTAGCAATTGTATTAACAGCATCCATAGTGTCTTTGTTTTCCTTGTACATAGTGAAATGAAGATAAGGCTTGGATGGGCCATATCCCCAGTTCACAACACCGTTGGCGTCCTTAGTCTTCTCCAACAACTCTTGTTTATTGACACGAGTTCCTTTATTTGACATGGCAACACGGAAGGTATTTGTTTCAGAAGTTACTGACTCTAGCTTGTTGTCAAAAGCCTGACGAAGTAGCTGATGAATCTTTGTTCTATTCGACTTATCATCGAATGACTTTGAAGTCTCCATCTTTGCACCATTAAAGTACACATCTTCTATCTTACACATATCCTCTTCTCCTAGTATCTCAACCAACTGAGCCCTaatttcttcatcaactttAAAGTCCTTTCTCTTCGCAGCCTCGGCTTCTTGTCTTTCTTTTAATTCCTCAGCAGATGGTTTCTCACGCTTTGGCATTTTAAATCCCTTATCGGTCAAATAAACAGTTTCGCCATCTTTTTTAACTTCATTAACCATAAAATCTGAATACCGCTGCTTAATTTGACCTCTAAATCCAGGCAATTCTGCAGTTATATAGTGACTTATACCAACGTCAGCTTCAGAAATTCCGGTATTGTCAGTAGTTTTGGGCTTTTTGGTAGCTGAATTACTGGTATCATCAACAGACCGTTTATTATTCTCTTGAGACATTATATGGAATTTGAAGGAGGAGTAATTGTCTCAATTGACCGTTTACTTTACTAACTGTCCAATGTTATGGGCGATGAGCATCGCTTCTGCAAAATTTCACTTTTAAATGTATAACGTCAATAATGACCACTTCAATGCTCTACCAATAACTTGATTAAAGCAATTAGAGCGTACTAAAGGGTCTTTTATTGGAGCTATGGATCATGGATTGGATGATATTGACGCTGTCTACGTTAATTCCAGGTGGAACAACCAATTTAAGCATATGTCAACGCTTCCTTCTTACTTACAAGCGGAAATCGATCGAAGTAAATCGGCTCTACAGCTATACGATGAGTACAAGTTAAATCATAGAAATGAAGCATCTAAGTCAGACAAAACTTTAGTACCGTATAATCCAAATGGTAAAGAGTCTGAAAGTCTGATTAATAAAGTTTTTCAAGGACAACAAGAACAGACTGTTTTCAGGCGCTACGGAAAATTACTCTCTCAGAAACCAGAATGGCATGCACCATGGAAGTTAAAGAGGGTTATTAATGGACACACTGGTTGGGTACGATGTGTAGCTGTGGAACCTGTTGAAAATGAGTGGTTCGCAACTGGAAGTGACGACTCTACAATTAAAATCTGGGACCTGGCTAGTGGGAAGCTGAAATTGACACTCCAAGGGCATATTATGACAGTGAAGGACATTTGTATATCTAAGCGGCACCCATATATGTTTTCAGCAAGCTCAGATAAGCTTATAAAGTGCTGGGATCTCGAAAAGAACTCTGCGATCAGGGAATTTCACGGAACATTATCTGGAGTGAATTCCGTGGATGTCCACCCAACTTTGGATTTGATTATGTCTGCAGGTCGAGATTCAGTCATTCGTATATGGGACATTAGGACGAGGTTGGCAGTTATGACACTTGTTGGTCATAAAGGCCCTATAAATAAGGTTCGCTGCTTGCCTGTGGATCCGCAGGCAGTCAGTGCATCCACAGATGCTACAGTCCGGCTCTGGGACATCACTGCTGGCAAAGCAATGTCAGTTCAGACACACCATAAACGTAATGTTAGAGACATTGCGTTTAACCCATCCGAATTCTCATTTGCATCCGCTTGCACGGACGATATACGATCTTGGTCGCTCCCGGAAGGCCAATTACTTACTAACTACCAGTCAGAATCTCTAGGAGTCATTAATACTCTTGCATGTAATCCTAATGGCGTTCTATTCGCAGGTAGTGACAACGGCCAACTAAGTTTCTTTGATTATAAGACAGGACATAAATACCAAACTCTAGAAACAAAAGAAGCACCAGGATCCCTGGAAAGCGAGCGTGGGATACTGGCAAGTAGCTTTGATCGTAGTGGACTTCGTTTAATTACTTGCGAAAGTGATAAAACTATCAAAATATGGAAACAAATTGCTGATGCATCGCCAGATACGCATCCCTCACTGCCGTGGAACCCAAGTCTAATTAGTCAGAGATTCTGAGTATAAAAAGATCTAAATAGCGATATAATTGAGTAGCTTTATGCTTAATATTTATGTTGGTTGTAATTTGGAGATCTTTAGTAGTCAGGCATCACCAGAAATTTTCACTGCTGCAAAGAAAGAGCTTAGTAGTTAAGGCTAATACAAGCGACTAATAGAATGGTTTAAACTAAATTTAAAGGGCTAAGATGTCCAATAAGGAGGAAAGGGAGCCTGAAATATCCAAAAAAATAGATAACGCTGAAGATATTATAATAGGTTGCAAATGTTGGGTCGAAAAAGATACCGAATTCCGTTTGGCTGAAATACTGTCCATCAATAGTAGGAGACAACCACCGAAATTTTACGTGCATTACATTGATTTTAATAAGCGTTTAGATGAATGGATATTAGCATCAAGAATAGATTTCAAAAGGGAGGTTTATTTCCCAAAACCTAAAGATCCtgaagaaaagaagaagaagaagcagcGTAAAAGTGCTACTCCTAGAGCTGCAGAAGGTGAAACTCCAGATGGAGCAGATATCTTGGACTTAGAAAACCTAAATGTGCAGGGCGTTGGAGATGAAGCTATTAGTCGTGATGATGAAATTAAGAAGTTGAGAACATCGGGATCAATGACTCAAAATCCGCATGAAGTTGCTCGTGTTAGAAATTTAAGCAAGGTCATCATAGGCAAACATGAGATTGAACCATGGTACTTTTCTCCGTATCCTATTGAACTTACTGAGGAGGCAGTTGTATATATTGATGATTTTTCTCTGCAATATTTCGGGTCGAAAAAGCAGTACGAGAGATATAGAAAGAAATGCACATTACGACATCCTCCAGGGAATGAAATTTACAGAGACTCGTACATTTCTTTTTTTGAAATAGATGGGAAGAAGCAGAGGACGTGGTGTCGGAACCTGTGTTTGCTGTCCAAGTTGTTCTTGGATCATAAAACATTGTATTACGACGTGGATCCCTTCCTCTTTTATTGCATGACGCAGCGGGATGAACTGGGTCACCACTTGGTTGGTTATTTTtccaaagaaaaagagTCGGCAGACGGCTACAATGTTGCATGTATATTGACATTACCGCAATATCAGCGGATGGGTTTTGGGCGACTATTAATTGAGTTTTCCTATGAACTATCTAAAAAAGAGAATAAAGTCGGTTCTCCAGAAAAGCCACTATCAGATTTGGGTCTGTTGTCGTACAGAGCATATTGGTCGGACACATTAATCAAATTACTGGTAGAAAATGGGTCGGAGGTGACCATCGACGAAATCAGCAACATGACATCTATGACTACTACAGATATCCTCCATACTGCGAAAGCTTTGAATATTCTTAGATACTACAAAGGTCAGTATATCTTATTCCTAAATGAAGATGTTATGTTGAGATATGAAAAACTAGTTGCAAAGAAGAGAAGGTCGATAGATCCTGAGAAACTAATTTGGAAGCCACCTGTTTTCACGGCATCGCAGTTAAGGTTCGCATGGTAAGTTTTTTGTGTGTGGCTAACTTAATCAGACTGTAACGGACGTTTATTATTGTTATTCAGCTTAACTGCAGCTATGGCACTTGGAATTGGTATGCCACAACAATCGCCCCACCCGCTGTGCGCGTGAGCTGCGCAGTTGTTTTCGTCCGCTGCTTGAGGGTCTTTAGGTGGAGAAATGCCTTCCGGTGCTGGTAAAAAGGACGAAAAGTAAAAATGCTGCATAACAGGCATTCTTATGAGCACTTCGGCTTTGTACATTTTTACCATGCCTTCTGCCACCTTGGACCATGTCTTAACACCACTAATATCGTCCAACATAGGGGAATGCCATCTAAGAGATGCGGTAACCTTCACCCGATTTATAAACGCAATGCAATCAAAATACAAGTATTTCCCCTCAAATATTTCGACCACTTCTTCGTTATGAATGGATTTTGGAATCAAATGCTTATGTGTGGAGAGCTGGAAGGCGCCAAATAAAAATGGAAGGAAGTGGTAGTCGTCTAATCCCCAAACCCCATGGGAACCAGCCGGTTCAAGCCAATATGTCATTTCCAACTGTCGCATGACCTCTAAGTACTTAATAAATAGTCGTAACACTATATTAGTAGCGTCTGTTTCCATTTTCAGCACGCCAAGGTTGACTAGACCATATAAGAAACACATAAAGTTCAACTCATGCCCGGAACC
It encodes:
- the MET7 gene encoding tetrahydrofolate synthase (Syntenic homolog of Ashbya gossypii ACR134W; Syntenic homolog of Saccharomyces cerevisiae YOR241W (MET7)); the encoded protein is MVARSLVRMASRTYQDAVEHLNSLQSITANVPVITNTPGYVNKNNLREMQQWSREIGYNPSSYNQLNIIHVTGTKGKGSTAAFTQSILMQYRNKFKKIGMFTSPHLRTIRERIMINGEPISEEKFSKFFFEVWDKLEAARDKSAEEKEVARPSYFKYLTLMSFYVFMKEGCDACIFEVGIGGLHDSTNIIEKPVACGVSLIGIDHTNMLGNTIEEIAFNKGGIFKNGSPAFSVQNQVTEAMSVLKNCAKEVDTKLTEVRPFSELNGVKLGIAGSFQVSNASLAVALANESLKNAGIETGLDVTDVNAKLPEKFVEGLIQAKWEGRCQTIKEGNITWYIDGAHTKDSIIAASQWFAETTGSSPNKKVLLFNQQKRNANELVAELNNALQNTVSFDEAIFTTNITWKLGTYSPDLVSVNESPEGVRKMELQKALSVAWDELHKDKSSTSNIAPDIDSAVTMLRERNEPLDIFVTGSLHLVGGLLVVLDRK
- the SSP2 gene encoding Ssp2p (Syntenic homolog of Ashbya gossypii ACR135C; Syntenic homolog of Saccharomyces cerevisiae YOR242C (SSP2)); the protein is MTSQGTFLDNYAAKDNDSLRSKMLSIASLMSGNSSTNSISSKEKERFGLRKLARSYLKAANRTERTMNKTENQDNSDISVAPYTKKMLIGKIHTKSGTKIYLDTNKSRESLLIRKHHSHEKSDEDASSVPQLKYDGDYDPVLGKLQINSSSEDEDSEWLESGLQDRCLVVIRDFPTGTGLKSVLNQVQGGALKNITVQYRKESSQLKTVELEFQCPEDAQHFMEYGRHSVFQINGVHLRPRWGTQSLSENFEASINHATQKDSLNVYSPSSRCLLLKKQGSRNPKHSSCHYPSPRSHICDLNIQELKKDFGQFGNILDISPMISRKLCVQINFFDIKSAMDALQSYKCSNSPLNRKYADSWTIGYGKDITDKPCVHV
- the PUS7 gene encoding pseudouridine synthase PUS7 (Syntenic homolog of Ashbya gossypii ACR136C; Syntenic homolog of Saccharomyces cerevisiae YOR243C (PUS7)), yielding MSQENNKRSVDDTSNSATKKPKTTDNTGISEADVGISHYITAELPGFRGQIKQRYSDFMVNEVKKDGETVYLTDKGFKMPKREKPSAEELKERQEAEAAKRKDFKVDEEIRAQLVEILGEEDMCKIEDVYFNGAKMETSKSFDDKSNRTKIHQLLRQAFDNKLESVTSETNTFRVAMSNKGTRVNKQELLEKTKDANGVVNWGYGPSKPYLHFTMYKENKDTMDAVNTIAKYLRIPTKLVRFAGTKDRRAVTCQRLSVSTIGVDRLNSLNQCLKGIALGGFKFENESLSLGDLDGNEFVIVIREVSTSPESTMGLETILKEGCSSLENKGFINYYGMQRFGTFSISTHEIGKYLLNEQWKTAADLILSEQVNVLPKSVEARKIWAETKDPKLALAKMPRQCLAETAILYELARHTVDEHGDFPVTAYYTAIMKIPRNLRTMYVHAYQSYVWNMVASKRIELHGLNVVAGDLVLDQSGEEKDLLALDPTDSEPAFAEDLRETQFARAKPLSQADVESGKWSIQDVLLPTPGFDILYPENEELKNLYVEIMAKDNLDPFTMKKKVRDFSLAGSYRNIIQTAKNIEYHIVKYDNSTQQLINTDLEIMNNKKAKENGRSYMKDKLERIIPEKDGNMTAIILKFKLDISAYATMALRELMKLETSRRGDMCDVRT
- the PRP46 gene encoding mRNA splicing protein PRP46 (Syntenic homolog of Ashbya gossypii ACR137W; Syntenic homolog of Saccharomyces cerevisiae YPL151C (PRP46)); translated protein: MDHGLDDIDAVYVNSRWNNQFKHMSTLPSYLQAEIDRSKSALQLYDEYKLNHRNEASKSDKTLVPYNPNGKESESLINKVFQGQQEQTVFRRYGKLLSQKPEWHAPWKLKRVINGHTGWVRCVAVEPVENEWFATGSDDSTIKIWDLASGKLKLTLQGHIMTVKDICISKRHPYMFSASSDKLIKCWDLEKNSAIREFHGTLSGVNSVDVHPTLDLIMSAGRDSVIRIWDIRTRLAVMTLVGHKGPINKVRCLPVDPQAVSASTDATVRLWDITAGKAMSVQTHHKRNVRDIAFNPSEFSFASACTDDIRSWSLPEGQLLTNYQSESLGVINTLACNPNGVLFAGSDNGQLSFFDYKTGHKYQTLETKEAPGSLESERGILASSFDRSGLRLITCESDKTIKIWKQIADASPDTHPSLPWNPSLISQRF
- the ESA1 gene encoding NuA4 histone acetyltransferase complex catalytic subunit ESA1 (Syntenic homolog of Ashbya gossypii ACR138W; Syntenic homolog of Saccharomyces cerevisiae YOR244W (ESA1)); its protein translation is MSNKEEREPEISKKIDNAEDIIIGCKCWVEKDTEFRLAEILSINSRRQPPKFYVHYIDFNKRLDEWILASRIDFKREVYFPKPKDPEEKKKKKQRKSATPRAAEGETPDGADILDLENLNVQGVGDEAISRDDEIKKLRTSGSMTQNPHEVARVRNLSKVIIGKHEIEPWYFSPYPIELTEEAVVYIDDFSLQYFGSKKQYERYRKKCTLRHPPGNEIYRDSYISFFEIDGKKQRTWCRNLCLLSKLFLDHKTLYYDVDPFLFYCMTQRDELGHHLVGYFSKEKESADGYNVACILTLPQYQRMGFGRLLIEFSYELSKKENKVGSPEKPLSDLGLLSYRAYWSDTLIKLLVENGSEVTIDEISNMTSMTTTDILHTAKALNILRYYKGQYILFLNEDVMLRYEKLVAKKRRSIDPEKLIWKPPVFTASQLRFAW
- the RRD2 gene encoding peptidylprolyl isomerase RRD2 (Syntenic homolog of Ashbya gossypii ACR139C; Syntenic homolog of Saccharomyces cerevisiae YPL152W (RRD2)) is translated as MVEKRIVNEEDVEKWKESDTFKSFVDFIVQLAESVRGRENTDYDKPISDSIEAVHRLLNTVSSIIEKHPVVKDAKSSRFGKVEYRDFYDDIKGQSRELIAALSKDLKAEDIEELSVYLNESWGNRLRIDYGSGHELNFMCFLYGLVNLGVLKMETDATNIVLRLFIKYLEVMRQLEMTYWLEPAGSHGVWGLDDYHFLPFLFGAFQLSTHKHLIPKSIHNEEVVEIFEGKYLYFDCIAFINRVKVTASLRWHSPMLDDISGVKTWSKVAEGMVKMYKAEVLIRMPVMQHFYFSSFLPAPEGISPPKDPQAADENNCAAHAHSGWGDCCGIPIPSAIAAVKLNNNNKRPLQSD